From Pseudoalteromonas sp. R3, one genomic window encodes:
- a CDS encoding pyridoxal-phosphate dependent enzyme: MDKLDFPESPLQQITAPELDTAGVSLHIKRDDLLHPTIQGNKWRKLKYNLKAMAVENKRALVTFSGPFSNHLYATAMACKQFNIQGHAVIRGPQLDLNNPTIRMASACGMTLHAVSRKEYRLRNEPEYLAQLEQQFPDTFVIPEGGSNHFALAGCKELAQSLPDSDYVCCAVGSGGTLAGMLEGLAPDCQLLGIAVLKGAQYLRDDIQRLNPQASGRTNWQLLCDHHEGGYGKFSAPLWQFCQRMRRDHALPLEPIYTGKLMFALWQLVAQGYFPRGSRIIAIHSGGLQGLDGLRYRGLI; the protein is encoded by the coding sequence ATGGACAAGCTTGATTTTCCTGAGTCTCCGTTACAACAGATCACTGCACCCGAACTCGACACGGCAGGCGTTTCGCTACACATCAAACGTGACGATCTCCTTCACCCAACTATTCAGGGCAACAAATGGCGTAAGCTCAAATATAACCTCAAAGCAATGGCTGTGGAAAACAAACGAGCTCTGGTTACTTTTTCCGGTCCCTTTTCAAATCACCTGTATGCCACTGCAATGGCCTGCAAACAATTTAACATTCAGGGACATGCCGTGATCCGTGGTCCGCAGCTAGACTTAAACAATCCCACAATTCGCATGGCAAGCGCCTGTGGAATGACCTTGCATGCGGTCTCTCGAAAGGAGTATCGGCTACGTAACGAGCCTGAGTATCTGGCACAATTAGAACAGCAATTTCCCGACACTTTTGTCATTCCCGAAGGCGGTAGCAACCACTTTGCCCTTGCCGGTTGTAAAGAGCTAGCGCAGAGCCTGCCTGACAGCGATTATGTGTGTTGTGCCGTGGGTAGCGGTGGTACGTTGGCAGGCATGCTGGAAGGGCTGGCACCTGACTGTCAGTTACTGGGAATAGCAGTGCTAAAAGGGGCGCAATATTTACGCGATGACATCCAGAGGTTAAATCCGCAAGCTTCCGGGCGTACCAACTGGCAGCTGCTTTGCGATCACCATGAAGGTGGATATGGCAAGTTTTCAGCACCGTTGTGGCAGTTTTGCCAACGTATGCGTCGGGATCATGCATTGCCACTGGAGCCCATATACACAGGTAAATTAATGTTTGCGCTTTGGCAGCTGGTAGCACAAGGATATTTTCCTCGTGGCAGCCGGATCATTGCTATCCACAGTGGCGGATTACAAGGCTTAGATGGCTTGCGTTATCGTGGGCTTATCTGA
- a CDS encoding formylglycine-generating enzyme family protein — protein sequence MQIAPLSLFVSATLLSLSVSAQDTATVTAIESERTEKQAELDNYTQVLDKHLSEETRLQAQLDLLRQRSAELDKEKNQALDAMNDIYRRLIDDPSLDISAAQSRYQQAVAEHKQNKEDIVMQLAAIASHRKDIEQIRVTKHTLVNTIASLNDQLSTARIERLRNEFSREGTLEVDHTINCKRTETLAACEQRGQQLGLQKATKHFIDQIFANLTEQRVVEPKRHLAGAQVQVVSSHVVGSAFSGQGNYSVNLSVTMRGDVNNSRLCSLLNLDNRYCSEYGSPLALGYQANYPTTYSDEQLTFSNDLSQSKPVVSVARMPASADITTEIAPQPPKNRDVELTLRSNVYDDEVFINGVSYGSTKLVVNLPAGMHDIEVRKLGYEPYKANLNLRRARTLNARLVKKPESIAAPTPKSEQTQPAQQVAAPQPVKVVNPDRIVNETVIIPAGSFKMGDLTGNGLANERPVVEKVLSHSYVMQSKEVTVSEFRRFIDSSQYVTEAEKGKGCAHYKNGEPVWEIDYNWRAPGYQQADDFPVVCVSYEDAKAYANWLSGDQGMQYRLPNEVEWEYAARGDTTSEYPWGNEIGRNQANCGWCGSEWSNKSPAPVGQFAANAYGLYDTVGNVWEWTQKRASQDDVTVRGGAWNFAPSLARVSTRLALAPDFRANYIGFRLVRER from the coding sequence ATGCAAATTGCTCCTTTATCTCTTTTTGTCTCTGCGACCCTTTTATCTTTAAGTGTGTCGGCGCAAGATACTGCAACTGTAACTGCCATTGAATCTGAGCGTACTGAAAAGCAAGCTGAATTAGATAACTATACTCAAGTACTCGATAAGCACTTGAGTGAAGAAACTCGCTTGCAGGCTCAGCTCGATCTATTGCGACAACGTTCTGCGGAGCTGGATAAAGAAAAGAACCAGGCGCTTGATGCAATGAATGATATTTATCGGCGCTTAATTGATGATCCTTCTCTGGATATATCAGCGGCACAGAGCAGGTATCAGCAGGCAGTTGCAGAGCATAAACAGAATAAAGAAGACATCGTAATGCAGTTGGCGGCGATTGCATCACACCGTAAAGATATTGAGCAAATTCGCGTTACCAAACACACCTTAGTTAACACCATAGCCAGTTTGAATGACCAGCTTAGCACTGCTCGAATTGAACGCCTGCGTAACGAGTTCAGTCGTGAAGGCACGTTAGAAGTGGACCATACAATTAATTGTAAGCGCACTGAAACGCTTGCTGCATGTGAACAACGTGGTCAGCAATTGGGTCTGCAAAAAGCGACTAAGCATTTTATTGATCAAATTTTTGCAAACCTGACGGAGCAACGAGTGGTTGAACCTAAGCGTCACCTGGCAGGTGCGCAGGTACAGGTTGTTAGCAGTCATGTGGTTGGCAGTGCGTTCAGTGGTCAGGGCAATTACAGTGTTAACCTGAGTGTGACCATGCGTGGTGATGTAAATAACAGTCGCCTGTGTAGCTTACTGAACTTGGATAACCGTTACTGCAGTGAATATGGTTCACCACTGGCGTTAGGGTATCAAGCCAATTATCCAACAACATACAGTGATGAACAGCTGACTTTTTCAAATGACTTATCTCAGAGCAAACCGGTGGTCAGCGTTGCGAGAATGCCCGCTTCTGCCGATATTACCACGGAGATAGCACCTCAGCCGCCAAAGAATCGTGATGTCGAATTGACTTTGCGTTCCAATGTGTATGACGACGAAGTCTTTATCAACGGTGTCAGTTATGGTTCGACCAAGCTGGTGGTCAATCTGCCAGCCGGTATGCATGACATCGAAGTACGCAAACTGGGCTATGAGCCTTACAAGGCCAATCTCAATTTGCGACGAGCCAGGACCTTAAACGCCCGGCTGGTAAAAAAGCCTGAGTCGATTGCTGCACCGACACCAAAAAGCGAGCAAACTCAGCCAGCACAACAAGTCGCCGCACCACAACCCGTTAAAGTGGTTAACCCAGACAGAATTGTTAATGAAACGGTGATCATTCCTGCTGGTAGCTTTAAAATGGGTGATCTGACAGGAAATGGTCTGGCAAATGAACGCCCAGTCGTAGAGAAGGTGCTAAGCCATTCTTATGTGATGCAAAGTAAGGAAGTCACCGTTTCCGAATTCCGTCGTTTTATCGATAGTTCTCAGTATGTTACTGAGGCTGAGAAGGGCAAGGGCTGTGCCCACTATAAAAATGGCGAGCCGGTCTGGGAAATAGATTACAACTGGAGAGCGCCAGGATACCAGCAAGCTGACGATTTCCCGGTTGTCTGTGTATCTTATGAAGATGCTAAAGCCTACGCCAATTGGCTGTCAGGTGATCAGGGCATGCAGTACCGTTTACCTAACGAAGTTGAATGGGAATATGCAGCTCGGGGTGATACTACCTCAGAGTACCCTTGGGGTAATGAAATTGGTCGCAATCAGGCAAACTGTGGCTGGTGTGGCAGTGAATGGTCAAATAAAAGCCCGGCACCCGTAGGTCAGTTTGCAGCAAACGCTTATGGGCTATATGACACAGTAGGTAATGTCTGGGAGTGGACGCAGAAGCGTGCGTCGCAAGATGATGTGACGGTACGTGGAGGTGCTTGGAACTTCGCACCGAGTCTCGCTCGGGTATCTACACGGTTGGCGCTGGCCCCCGACTTTCGGGCCAATTATATCGGATTTAGATTAGTAAGAGAGCGTTAA
- a CDS encoding rod shape-determining protein: protein MFKKLRGLFSNDLSIDLGTANTLIYVKEEGIVLNEPSVVAIRQERAGGPKSVASVGTAAKQMLGRTPGNIKAIRPMKDGVIADFYVTEKMLQHFIKQVHNNNFMRPSPRVLICVPCGATQVEKRAIRESAMGAGAREVYLIEEPMAAAIGAGLPVSEATGSMVVDIGGGTTEVAIISLNGVVYSSSVRIGGDKFDEAIINYVRRNFGSLIGEATAEHIKHEIGSAFKSETPVEIEVRGRNLAEGVPRSFTLNSHEILEALQEPLMGIVSAVMVALEQSPPELASDISAHGMVLTGGGALLKDLDRLLMEETGIPVVVAEDPLTCVARGGGKALEMIDMHGGDVFSYD, encoded by the coding sequence ATGTTTAAAAAACTACGTGGACTATTTTCAAATGACCTGTCGATCGACTTAGGTACGGCAAATACCCTGATTTACGTGAAAGAAGAAGGGATCGTGTTGAACGAGCCTTCAGTTGTTGCGATCCGTCAGGAACGTGCGGGTGGACCGAAGAGCGTTGCTTCTGTGGGTACTGCCGCAAAGCAAATGCTGGGTCGTACGCCAGGTAATATCAAAGCCATTCGACCTATGAAAGATGGTGTCATCGCCGACTTCTATGTGACGGAAAAGATGCTGCAGCACTTCATCAAGCAAGTGCACAATAATAATTTTATGCGTCCGAGCCCTCGTGTGCTGATCTGTGTCCCATGTGGCGCAACGCAGGTTGAGAAACGTGCCATTCGTGAGTCTGCCATGGGTGCGGGAGCCAGAGAGGTTTACCTTATCGAAGAGCCAATGGCGGCGGCAATTGGCGCAGGCTTACCTGTTTCAGAAGCAACAGGTTCCATGGTAGTTGATATCGGTGGGGGAACCACAGAAGTAGCAATCATCTCACTGAATGGTGTGGTCTACTCATCGTCTGTTCGTATTGGTGGCGACAAGTTCGATGAAGCAATCATCAATTATGTGCGCCGTAACTTTGGTAGCCTGATTGGTGAGGCCACCGCCGAGCACATTAAGCATGAGATTGGCTCAGCCTTTAAGAGCGAAACGCCAGTTGAAATTGAAGTACGTGGTCGTAACTTAGCGGAAGGCGTGCCTCGCTCGTTTACACTGAACTCTCATGAAATTTTGGAAGCCTTACAAGAGCCGCTGATGGGAATTGTGAGTGCGGTAATGGTCGCTCTGGAGCAGTCTCCGCCTGAGCTGGCGTCGGATATCTCTGCGCATGGTATGGTGCTGACCGGTGGTGGCGCATTGCTCAAAGATCTGGACCGCCTACTTATGGAAGAAACCGGGATCCCAGTCGTGGTAGCTGAAGATCCTTTAACCTGCGTAGCTCGTGGTGGTGGTAAGGCCCTTGAAATGATAGATATGCACGGTGGTGACGTATTTAGTTACGACTGA
- the mreC gene encoding rod shape-determining protein MreC — protein MNLLFGRTISLQLRLTVAVVLSVLLILGDRYTSGGTLVRTSLNTLVSPLLYVANVPYEVFSLGAKSLDTRDRLFQENEALRKKQLLQSEQLQQYQFLLRENQQLRALLGASSRQQRERLIAEVLSVRSSRYSHQVVVNRGAIDGVLEGQPVIDEMGIVGQLTQVGSTTSRVLLMTDTTHATPVRILRNDVRTVVEGTGKINLVQLQHVPHSLDIRLGDILVTSGLGGTFPEGYPVAVVTEIDRDEGLPFSKVYAEPVAQLDRIRLLVILGKMAKGEL, from the coding sequence ATGAACCTGCTTTTTGGACGTACTATTTCTTTGCAACTGCGACTTACGGTCGCAGTTGTGCTTAGCGTACTGCTGATCCTGGGGGATCGCTATACTTCGGGCGGTACCTTAGTGAGAACCAGCCTTAATACACTGGTAAGCCCGTTGCTTTATGTGGCGAATGTTCCCTATGAAGTTTTTAGCCTGGGTGCCAAAAGCCTGGATACCCGAGACCGGTTGTTTCAGGAAAACGAAGCACTACGTAAAAAACAGCTATTACAAAGCGAGCAACTTCAGCAGTATCAATTTCTGTTACGTGAAAATCAGCAGCTGCGTGCCTTACTCGGCGCATCTTCTCGACAGCAAAGAGAGCGCTTGATTGCGGAAGTTTTATCGGTACGATCGAGCCGATACAGCCATCAGGTTGTGGTCAACCGTGGCGCGATCGATGGCGTATTGGAAGGTCAGCCAGTGATTGATGAGATGGGGATTGTTGGACAGCTTACTCAGGTCGGCAGTACTACGTCCCGCGTATTGCTCATGACAGACACGACTCATGCTACCCCTGTACGGATCCTGCGCAATGACGTACGTACTGTGGTGGAAGGCACAGGAAAAATCAATCTGGTGCAACTACAGCATGTACCACACAGCCTGGATATTCGTTTGGGAGATATCCTGGTGACTTCTGGACTGGGTGGTACGTTTCCAGAAGGCTACCCAGTTGCCGTGGTGACCGAGATAGATCGCGACGAGGGACTCCCTTTTTCTAAAGTCTATGCAGAGCCTGTTGCACAGCTGGATCGTATTCGTTTGCTCGTGATTTTGGGTAAAATGGCTAAAGGGGAGCTGTGA
- the mreD gene encoding rod shape-determining protein MreD gives MNRSYALVALSLFIALIMALMPLPISFEPFRPDWVLLVLMYWSIALPHRVNIGWAWCTGLVMDLATGSPLGVNSLTYSICLYITTSNFQKIRNFSIWQQAVLIGLFLALYHLLQFWLNHFLLDIYFNPRYLWPALIGMLCWPWVFLLLRKYRRHFRIR, from the coding sequence ATGAACCGAAGTTATGCCCTGGTAGCACTTAGCCTGTTTATTGCTTTAATTATGGCCCTGATGCCGTTGCCTATATCCTTTGAACCATTTAGGCCCGACTGGGTCTTACTGGTATTAATGTACTGGTCTATCGCCTTACCGCATCGTGTCAACATTGGTTGGGCATGGTGTACCGGGTTAGTTATGGATCTGGCAACGGGCTCTCCGTTGGGGGTGAATTCACTGACTTATTCTATTTGTTTGTATATCACGACCAGCAATTTTCAAAAGATTAGGAACTTCTCAATCTGGCAGCAGGCAGTGCTTATCGGTTTGTTTTTAGCTTTGTATCATTTACTGCAGTTTTGGCTGAATCACTTCCTGTTAGACATTTATTTCAACCCGAGATATTTATGGCCGGCCTTAATTGGCATGTTGTGCTGGCCTTGGGTTTTCCTGTTATTACGAAAGTATCGCAGGCATTTTAGGATCCGTTAA
- a CDS encoding Maf family protein: MTPTLYLASASPRRRELLTQLGYSFSQFSVDADESQFPGETPLVYVERLARLKASSGVSMGYQDAPVLGSDTIVVLGQQALGKPKDKYDFMTMMQALSGKTHQVMTAIAVAGIDRVLSRTVITDVTFKPLSEQEIEQYWQSGEPQDKAGGYGIQGLGGRFVTQLSGSYFAVVGLPLYETDELIKAFMAGVDE, from the coding sequence ATGACACCAACACTTTATTTGGCGTCAGCATCGCCACGCAGGCGCGAATTGTTGACTCAGCTCGGCTATTCTTTCTCGCAATTTTCTGTAGATGCAGACGAAAGTCAATTCCCCGGTGAGACACCTTTGGTTTATGTTGAACGTCTGGCGCGCTTGAAGGCCAGCAGTGGGGTTTCTATGGGCTATCAGGATGCGCCTGTACTGGGCAGTGATACCATTGTCGTTCTTGGGCAACAGGCACTGGGTAAGCCCAAGGATAAATATGACTTTATGACCATGATGCAGGCGTTGTCTGGTAAAACGCATCAAGTCATGACTGCAATTGCCGTTGCCGGTATAGATCGGGTTCTAAGCCGAACTGTGATAACAGATGTTACATTTAAACCCTTGAGTGAACAGGAAATTGAGCAATACTGGCAAAGTGGGGAACCGCAGGATAAAGCGGGAGGCTATGGCATTCAAGGGTTAGGAGGGCGTTTTGTTACTCAGTTATCAGGTAGCTATTTCGCCGTTGTCGGCTTACCTTTATACGAGACGGATGAACTGATTAAAGCATTTATGGCGGGTGTAGATGAGTAG
- the rng gene encoding ribonuclease G, which translates to MSSELLINVTPSESRVALIENGVLQEVQVERVGNLGIVGNIYLGKISRVLPGMQAAFVDIGLEKAAFLHASDIVNSASIEEGVDDQPIKKVQDIRELVKQGQFIMVQVVKDPIGTKGARLTTDITIPSRYLVFMPDATHVGVSQRIETEEERSRLKKIVAQYNDENGGFIVRTAAEGAAEAELQHDAEFLKKLWQKIIKRRRKTSKASILHEDLTLAFRTLRDYVGEDMERIRVDSKLTYQQLKDFTEEFVPQLSQTLEYYPGERPIFDLFDVEIEIQKALHRKVELKSGGYLIFDQTEAMTTVDVNTGAFVGHRNLEETIFNTNVEATSAIARQLRLRNLGGIIIIDFIDMISDEHKRRVLHSLETALAKDRAKANINGLSALGLVEMTRKRTRESLEHILCDVCPACSGRGSLKTVETVCYEILREIVRVNRAYDADKFMVYASPAVSEALVNDEYHNLAELELFIGKQVNIQTESLYSQEQFDVVMM; encoded by the coding sequence ATGAGTAGTGAGTTATTGATCAATGTGACTCCCAGCGAAAGCCGGGTTGCACTCATTGAAAATGGTGTTTTACAAGAGGTGCAAGTAGAGCGAGTTGGTAATCTCGGTATTGTAGGTAATATCTATCTGGGTAAAATCAGCCGGGTTCTGCCTGGGATGCAAGCCGCTTTTGTCGACATAGGCCTTGAAAAAGCAGCTTTTTTGCATGCATCCGATATTGTTAACAGCGCCTCGATTGAAGAGGGGGTTGACGATCAACCAATTAAGAAAGTACAAGATATTCGTGAGCTGGTAAAACAGGGCCAGTTTATTATGGTGCAAGTGGTGAAAGATCCCATTGGCACTAAAGGTGCCCGCCTGACCACAGACATTACCATTCCGTCTCGTTACCTGGTGTTTATGCCGGATGCGACTCATGTGGGTGTCAGCCAGCGCATCGAAACTGAAGAAGAGCGCAGCCGGTTGAAAAAAATTGTCGCTCAATATAATGATGAAAATGGTGGTTTTATAGTTCGCACCGCGGCAGAAGGGGCGGCTGAAGCTGAGCTACAGCATGATGCTGAGTTTCTGAAGAAGCTGTGGCAAAAAATCATTAAACGGCGTAGAAAAACCAGCAAAGCCAGTATTCTCCATGAGGATCTGACACTTGCATTTCGCACACTCAGGGACTATGTGGGGGAAGATATGGAGCGTATTCGTGTCGACTCTAAACTGACCTACCAGCAGCTAAAAGACTTCACAGAAGAGTTTGTCCCTCAGTTGTCACAAACGCTCGAATACTATCCGGGAGAGCGTCCGATCTTTGACTTATTTGATGTTGAGATAGAAATTCAAAAAGCATTGCATCGTAAGGTGGAGTTGAAATCGGGAGGGTACCTGATCTTTGATCAAACGGAAGCCATGACTACGGTTGATGTGAACACAGGTGCGTTCGTTGGTCATCGTAATCTTGAAGAGACCATTTTTAATACTAACGTTGAGGCGACTTCAGCCATTGCCAGGCAGCTTAGGCTGCGTAACCTGGGTGGCATTATCATTATTGACTTCATCGATATGATCTCGGACGAGCACAAGCGTCGGGTTTTGCATTCACTGGAAACGGCATTGGCAAAAGATCGAGCTAAAGCCAACATCAATGGTTTGTCTGCGCTGGGTTTGGTTGAAATGACCCGAAAGCGCACGCGAGAAAGCCTTGAGCACATTCTGTGTGATGTATGTCCGGCCTGCTCAGGTCGTGGCTCACTCAAGACCGTCGAAACCGTTTGCTACGAAATTTTACGCGAAATTGTGCGTGTAAACCGTGCTTATGACGCCGATAAATTCATGGTCTACGCATCACCGGCAGTCAGCGAAGCCCTGGTCAATGACGAATATCACAATCTGGCAGAACTGGAATTGTTTATCGGTAAGCAAGTCAACATTCAGACTGAGAGCCTGTATAGCCAGGAGCAGTTTGATGTCGTCATGATGTAG